The genomic segment gTAATATATAAGATTCATATGTTTAACCAAATAATGTAATTTAATTGACAAAAATCTAACTTAACATTCCCATGCACAACCGAACACAGTTTCCAAATTTCAAGACAATCATATTCTCATTCTTAATATTCTATTTAATCTGATTATTTCCCCAACAAACCACCCCTAACATTTGTTTGGATACATATTTACCAAAAAAACAAACAGTTAAATTAATACacctattttttaatataaagatATTATGCATTCTTTTGCTTcgattataataattataaaataaaaaatcagaagaaaattgataaataaaaaaattaagaaaacgaAAAATGgcaatttaaattataaaaactcctataatttaaatttaaattataaaaaaatggaTTGACTTGGTCCCCAAGTTTGggcctaaataaataaataaaaaagatataTAAGTTTGGCCCTAATGTTCTTTACTTCCCTTATAATATTTTGAAGTTTCTATTTAATCAAATTATAATTTCTTTATGTCCTTTCTTCTCTTCCTCCAATCCTCATCACTCTCTTCTTTAGAGTACAAATAAAAAATGGAGAAAGTACGTTACATATCCTATATTCGTATTCATCTTATTGAAATGATACTATTACGACGAGATTCTAGatctttaattaatttgaaaattgtgTGCAAAAAGTGGAATTCTTTGATAAGAGATTTCAGTTTCAAGAAAGTGCACTTGAATAATCAATGAATAAGGTTAACCCTTTTAGtcaaagatgataaatttttGGCTTGTAGTAGTGCTTTTTCAACAAGCTCTCATAATAATACTTACTTCTTACCCAAAGAGATAAACTATATTCGATGTGGGTCATAGAAGGTTGTGACAAAGGAGTTCTATGCTTAACAGATTATATCAGCCAATTATTCTACCTATGGAACCCTACAATTGGAAAAGTTAAGAATTTTGGTCGATAGTGGTCAGAAAATTTCAGACTCGGATTTGGCTTCGACTCGGTAAGTAATTGTTTCAAAGTTGTGAAAGTAGTTTCTAATAACAACCGCAAGCATGTTGGTCTCTTCAAAGAAGATAATAGAGTCGAAGTTTACAATTTTGGCACATCACCATCGGATATTGGTTATGTGATTGAGAAAAAAATCATCAATGGTGAATAATATATTTTCATCTTGTTCAACCACCAATAGTATTCGTTCTAATAGCAAGTGATCTATTGTGGTGAATAATCATGTTCATTGGATGTTGTTATATGGTGGTGAATATAATAATGATCGTGATGAGGGCTATTCGTTAGGAATAGTTGCTTTTGATCTACACAAAGAGGGGTTCGAGTTGATTAACACATCTAAAGATGTGGTGAGAGCATCACAAgttgaaaatataaataaagtCTCGTGAGTGTCTTGGTTTTATTACTTGGGATGAGTTCAATCTTGTGGAAGAGATATGAGTGATGAAGGAGTATGGGGCCTTTGATTCTTGGACGAAACGACACATAGTCAACTTAGAAAGGTATTGTGGTGGGTTTCGTCATTTTGACAATCGTTTGATTAATTTTGGGAATGATGGTGATGTGTTCATTAGTATTGGTGGAGCTCTTGTGTTTTGGTATCATTCGGAAAAAAGCTTCGTTCCCGTAGTCGAACTTAATTATCCGAATAGAGTTAATGGTATTGTGACTAATTTTGTTGAAACTCTCTTTTAAATAAAGAGAGATTATTAATCAGCATTGTAAGTCTTTATATTTATAGGTCATTTTCTTGTAGAGAAACTTATTATTTTAGTTTTGTGGAGATTATTTTCAATGTTCTTTTAAATATATTCAAACATAAGAAGACTTCATAGTaagcaaaaatattcaaaatattttaaaatatcaaatataGTGGAATACTAAAATATTCAAAGTATAGTAATTTGCTGAAGTCATCActgtatcactactgcatcaacatgtggaaCCCATGGGGTACAGTTCGCTATGAGACCCATGTGGATcctactgtgggacccactatgaatagtactcAATAAATAGTAACCAAAAAAATGAAAACATCCCAATACATCCCAATCTTTTTATATTACTTAGTTCAACATTTTTTactcaaacttttctgaaaaagtttctctaacattcataaatttattattctcatgtgttagttacttcaacaacttagaattgttaaaatcccacaaTAGAATACAACTTATCCCCAACTGTTAGATTACTGTTTTCAATGGTTGGAtgactattcaccaacggtcataacggctagttctatcctataaatacttgttctttcaaccatttacttgcaacaacttcttcatctcttacccttctagataaaattcatcatctaatagtgaatttctctttattcctcataactttagtgattgtttgcttgtacttTGCATTATTCTATgagtattatactaatgaaatgctcatgaatattatagttgcgtattcattagttattcttccactttacttaatagctctagttTTTTAttaacattgtaatgcactcaaaagtatgaataaaaatatattctcttattattcataattgttataatgcatTTATAAAAAGAGGTGTGAGTTTCATTAATACACCTATTTTTTATATAAAGATATTATGCATTCTTTTGCttcaattataataattataaaataaaaaatagaagaaaattgagaaataaaaaaaattaagaaaacgaAAAATAgcaatttaaattataataacctatgGTCTCCAAGTTTGggcctaaataaataaaaaaaatattttttaagaaaGATATTTAAGTTTGGCGGTAATGTACTTTACTTTCCTTATAATATTTTGAAGtatctatttaattaaattatactttcTATAATTTCTTTCCTTTCATTCTCTTCCTCCAATCCTTATCACTTTCTTCTTTAGAATGCAAATAAAAAATGGAGAAAGTATGTTACATATCCTATATTCCTATTCATCTTATTGAAATGATACTATTACGTTTAGACTCTAGATCATTAATTAATTTCACTCTTTGATAAGAGTTTCAGTTTCAATAAGCACTGATAATCAAAGAAAAAGGTCAACCCTTTTAGTCCAAGATGATAAATTTTTGGCTCGATGAGTAGTGCTTCTTCAATATGCTCTCATAATAATACTTCTTATCCAAAGAGATAAACGATTCTATGTTGGTCATAGAATGTTGCGACAAAGGAGCAGGGGCGGACCCAGCTAATGACTAGTTCGGGCCTAGACACCagttgaaaaaaaaatagtaaacaaATCATTGTGACCCAACTAATTCAAATCTGAGTTCTTTAAAGAGAATGAAAGTCACATTTGTCATCCAACCAATTGttttctttaaaataaataattatagctaatatttaattacatataaacaTGTTACCCGcactaaaataaaaagaattacAAAGTCCGATATTGTTTTTAGAATTAAAGTTTCTCTAATTTTCATCTATAATTCAGCTTTAGCttataaaaaatatttctttttaaacttttataGTTTTAAGAAGtgtagttttaattttttaacatattatattatttgttttggaagaaaaaaaatgtgcCCTGTATTGTGTTCGTTGTGTTTTGGTATCATTTAGAGAAGAACATCATTTTCGAGTTTAATTGTTGGAATGGAGTTAATGGGGTTATGACTAATTAAGTTGAAACTCTCTTTTAAATATCATTCGAAGAAGAGCATCGTTCGCCTAGATGAATTTAATTGTTGGAATGGAGTTAATGGTATTGTGACTAGAATTTAATTGTTGGAATCGAGTTAATAGTATTGGGACTAATTTAGTTGAAACAAAGAGATTATTAATTAGCATTGTAAGTCTTTAGATTTATAGgtcattttctttatttaaattataaaaacccctataatttaaatttaaattataaaaaaatggaTTGACTTgataccaaaataaataaataaaaagatattttttaaaaaagaatcTAACTTAACATTCCCATGCACAACCGTTTCTAAATTTCCAAACAATCATATTCTCATTTTCAATATTCTATTTAATCTGATTATTTAATATTCTATTTAATCTCATTATTTCCCCATCAAACCACCCCTAACATTTGTTTGGTTACATATTTACCCaaaaaaaataatgttaaaaAAACAGTTAAATTAATACacctatttttttatataaagataTTATGCATCCTTTTGCTTCgattataataattttaaaataaaaaatcagaagaaaattgataaataaaaaaaattaagaaaactaaaaatggcaatttaaattataaaaaggGAAAATTACATTCCCTACggtaattgaaaaaaaaaattgatttatacAGTAAtgtaaattaattattaaaatacgATGATTACTATATCTTCCCTAGACTAAAATACTGTATGGTATACCCTTATTTGCCAATAACCAAAAATTCTGCTGACACACATCCATTAGTCTAACTAATCCATTGACCTGGGTCGGAGGAACTATCTTCTCTCAGCCCAGGAGAGGTTGGGGTTTTCCCTAATATCaactattttttacttttttattttattgtcttAGTATCGTACAttaaatttctaattaaatatgtcatttttcacttttttttttctctccattaatattactttttatatttaatttgtttacagtcctatttttatttaaattgatataaatgatctttcaattttattatatatatattcataaatttttgtaacatatattaatagtagtaggagagatagtgataaaaaatattatattgttttgaaaatcatagctagtcaaatctcaacactcaatgttaaacTAAAATCTTAATCTAGTCAAAATTTAAGCTTTgttgtaaaaatatattttaaagttaaaaaaataattttgtaaatttttgtaacaatcatgttaaataaatttataaatatttatgtaaatgttagttacaaaaataaactttttgatTATGAAATTAGTTTTGCAaactgttgttacaaaaatgtaaaacttatatataaaattattgtaATTCACTACTCTCTAactgtatttttatataaatatatatataataaagtgttttataaataatgaatatcttaaatttatatttttaagttgtataatataaatttgatgtgaactgtaattttttggtacaatattgtaacatatggaaaattataatatttttatgtaaattttggttacgatttcttaactataaattattttcgtaaatgttagttacaaaaatatctttcctAGTTATGAAACTaaatttgtaaactattgttacaaaaataaaaaattagttacgaTTTTGTTCGTAAGTTTTATATACAAAATAATTCTAAaactaatttttgtaaatattatttacaaacacgtaaaagatatttacaattttgtaatagatatttacaagtttgtaaacttTGATCACAAACATTATATTTTACTgcttttatttaagatttaaaagtCACTCCGTATTTACACTTTTGCCACACCGTGTTTTTATCCagaaattccgtatttttgtaatataccgtatttttcatatttttttaacttttagtacATTTTTGTAAATTTCCCTTATAAAAACCcctataatttaaatttaaattataaaaaaatagattGAGTTGGTCCCAAGTTTCGGGtctaaataaataactaaaaaagatattttttaaaaaagaatcTAACTTAACAATTCCATGCACAACCGTTTCTAAATTTCCAAACAATCACATTctcatttttaatattttatttaatattctaTTTAATCTCATTATTTCTCCACCAAACCACCCGTACCATTTGTTTGGATAcatatttaccaaaaaaaaatgttaaaaaaacaGTTAAATTAATACacctatttttttatataaagataTTATGCATCCTTTTGCTTCgattataataattttaaaataaaaaatcagaagaaaattgataaataaaaaaaattaagaaaactaaaaatggcaatttaaattataaaaaccctataatttaaatttaaattataaaaaaaatgatttactTGGTCGCCAAGTTTGgccctaaataaataaataaaaaagatatttttaaaaaaagatatttaAGTTTGGTTACTTTCTATTTAATCAAATTATAATTTCTTTACATCCTTTCTTCTCTTCCTCGCCCACTCCTACTCGTCACTTTCTTCTTTAGAATACAAATCAAAATGGAGAAAGTATGTTACATATCCTATATTCCTATTCACCTTATTGAAATGATATTATTACTACTAGATTGTAGATCTTTAAAGAATTCGAAACGCGTGTGCAAAAAGTGGAACTCTTTGATAAGAGATTTCACTTTCAAGAAAATGCACTCGGATAATCAAAGAATAAGGTCAACCCTTTTTGTCCGAGGTGATCAATTTTGGGCTAGTAGTAGTGCTTCTTCAACAAGCTCTCATGATATTACTTACTTCTTACCCAAAAAGATAAACTATTCGTCGTTGGTCATAGAAGGTTGTGACAAAGGAGTACTATGCTTAACAGATTATATCGACAAATTCTTCTACCTATGGAACCCTGCAATCAGAAAGGTTAAGAATTTTGGAAAGGTTAAGAATTTTGGTCGAGGAAGGTTGGAAAATTTCAGACTCGGATTTGGCTTCGACTCGGTAAGTAATTGTTTCAAAGTTGTGAAAGTAATTTCTGATAACGACTGCAAGCATGATGGTCTCTTCAAAGAAGATAATAGAGTCGAAGTTTACAATTTTGGCACATTACCATCGGATATTGGTTATGTGATTGAGAAAAAATCATCAATGGTGAATAATATATTTTCATCTTGTTCAACCATCAATAGAACTCGTTCGAATAGCAAGTGCTCTATTGTGGTGAATAATCGTGTTCATTGGATGTTGTTCTATGGTAGTGGTTATAATAATGATCGTGATGAGGGCTATTCGTTTGGAATAGTTGCTTTTGATCTACACAAAGAGGAGTTCGAGTTGATTAATACACCTAAAGATGTGGTGAGAGTGTCACAAGTTGAAAATATAAATAAGCTTTGTGAGTGTCTTGGTTTTATTACTTGGGATGAGTTAAATCTTGTGGCAGAGATATGGGTGATGAAGGAGTATGGGGTCTTTGATTCTTGGACGAAACGACACACAATCAACTTAGAAAGTTTGTGTGGTAACTATCGTCCTTTTTTAAATCTTTTGGTTAATTTTGGGAATGATGGCGATCTGTTCATCAGTGTTGGTAGAGTTCTTTTGTTTTGGTATCATTTGGAGAAGAGCTCCGTTCACGCAGTCAGTCTTAATTATCAGCATAGACTTAACAGTATTGTGACTGATTATGTTGAAACTCTCTTTTAAATAAAGGGAGATTATTAATTAGCCTTGTAAGTCTTAGGTCATTTTCTTAAGAAGACTTCATTATATTAATTTAgccaagtttatttatttatttaagaattGGTGGAGCCCTTGTGTTTTGTGTTTATTCTCTTCTTATTAGAGAGTTTTTAATTATGTGATTTCATGGGAAAAGCTGCTgtcttattagtatattgatttgGTTTAAGTTGCATTTGATTATAAGTATTATTAGAGTATTGATACATATGAGTATTTCAATTTAATTCTGGTCTTCTTTTTGACTAATCTGATGAGTTCATtctcaatatttatttatttggccatatatatatatttgtgtttcGTTTCAAGGATCAATCTATGTATTTACATAAATTTTAGGAAATGTTTTTCTTGCTTTAAGAGTATTCTTTCATTCTCACAATTTACATATCAAACATGGAAATTTTTGTGGTGTTGTGATCTGATCTCTATTCTTTGAATTAGCCGAGCAGGCAAGTACAAAGAATTTCCCCATATATAATTGAAAAATGAAAAacactaattaaaaaaaaaaaaaaaaaactacctaAAAATTAAGCCCAAATTGCAAGTAAAGACATTAAACCAGCACCAAGAAAAAGCATAAAATAAGAGACTACTTGTAGCCTAAAATTGCAGCTCATTCTCTTGCTTAAGAAATCAGCTGCAATGAGGTCCACCAGAGCCATGTACACCAGAATTCCGGCGGACAATGAATCCAAGATACCTTCGGTTACCAGCGCTCCAGTACTGTGTGGGTTGTAGAAGGAGGCAATGGCGATACCTATGCCGATCCCCATAGGAGTTGTAATGGCAAAGAAACAAGCCATGATTGTGGTTGAAAGCGTCTTAAACTGAGCTTGAGAAATGCAGCCACCGAGCGCGAATCCTTCGAAGAACTGATGGAACGATAACGCTGCGATTAAGGGTCTTATGGTACAGGGACTCTGTGAAACTCCAAGTGATAGACCTATTATAACTGAATGTGATACAATCCCAAGTTCCAACACCTGCATTAGGTAAAGAAATATTTTCTGTGAATATTAGATCCAGCCACTTTTAGGTAAGACCTTTCTTTTTTATCTACAATTTTTAAGCTTTAGTAAAATACCCACTATTTCAATCAATATGCGTATTATACCCCTATAATCTGTGGATACTGTTTTAGAAGAGAACCATGCGGTCAAGGGTATTTTTAGAATTGTTTGGGATAAAAATGAGTAGAACTAAACTaaaaatatttagaaaataattttagtCAAGAAGTCATTAAACTTGCTAATTTTCAACTTAATCGATTCCAAATCCAAACAGAGTAATTGGTGTAAATAAACTATCTTTTACATCACTTGGAAAGATGACATTTTTTTGACAATTCTTTGTAAAATAACCTTCCAAACGAGGTGTTTGGTATATTTAGAAGCctattttgcaaagaattatctAAAAAAAAGCAGTCTTGCAAATTGATATTAAAAAAAGTCTATTTTGCCAAACTTGTGTGGAAGTACAATTTCACATGACAACTCTGAAAATTACTGCAGTGGTAAGTATCAATTTCACTGAGCCCATAAATTGGTGAATGTTTTCGGTTTCAAGACTGTTCTGCAGTTATTTAAGTTCTAGCAAAACACAACTCAACAGAACAGAAGTATTTCATGTCTCATGAATCAAAGATGAACAGTACCGATTGAACATTTATGGCTCAACTCAAACTtccaaaaataataaatgtcaagGAAATAACATATGGATAGATATGACAGCCATAAAGTCAACAATGAAACGTAAATAACACACAAGCAGTAGCTTGTTTGAGAATTTGTTTGGTTTCTTAAAAGTCAAGCTTTCCAACACCAACATAATTGTGTCAAATTTTCAATAACTGATGTAAGGCAAACACGAAACACTAGATTTCTGAACACACTTCCTGGCCCCAAACTACCAAAAAtggttttttttgtttgttttgtttttcctttcggGAAAAAGTTGTTCACTTGGTGAACATTCTATCCCCATACTATTTCGGTCTTTTAAGCAATCTCAATACCACTTGCAATCCCAGAGCCCTGAGTTGGATCGGGGTGTTTGGTATAAGAGATTTGGTTTGGTGGGAATGAGAATATCAAATCTATACtatgtttggtaaatttattttggATAGATTAGGGATTTGTGTTACTGAGTGAGTCTCATTTTTTATCTTGATTTTAGCGTATCCTGTTTCTAAAGCACCTCTAACTCTACTCCCACAAAACCAAAACTCGTAACAAACACCCCTAAATGTTAAATCACGAGTTCCTATCCACACGATATAGTCCCCAAAATCGTAAGCAAGCAGGGCAGGGGGAACTTTCCTACTTCAATGGGGATCGGGGGGATTCGAATTCGAACCCCTGACCCAATAGAGAGGTCTAGGAAGAAAGAGTACACTTTGTGCATATTCTATCACCATATCTTTTCATTGTGTGTGAGGTCATCCTTCTTGTATTGAATCACTCATTTTCCTCTTAAAGAAAGAAAGTAGTAAGCTCAAGGGATTAGAGTTGGATCCACTTAGCTTAAATTACAAGCAAGAGTGGAACTTTCCTATTTCAATGTGGATGCTTTCTAATCCGTGacccaaaagaaaaaaaacaaccaATAGAAAAAAAACAACCAAATTGGTAGTCATAATGGGGTTCAAGGACACCACACCATGGATGGATCCCTTAGCCTAAAACTCCAAAAGGGTCCACATAGCAGAGCTTATTGACCATGGATCAGTAGAATCCACTTTCATCACAAAAAAGATAGAAAATTTAAAGGCCCcacctcacctcacctcacctcacctcacccCACTCCAAAGCCACGTTCATTTTTAATACTTATTTCACATACGTCTCTGTCAAAAGACTCAAACTCAAATCAAAACCAGTAATGCATCTTACTCGGTAAGGGGAAGCCATGATTAATGGCCATGAACAGAAGAAGATTAAgacataaataataatattaatttaccTGTGAAACGACGACGTGTCGAACCCCACCTTCCTCATCTCCACTTCCGAACCCATGCGAATGCCCGTGCCCATGCCCGTGCCCGTGCGCGTCTTGGCCATGGGCATGGCCGTCACATGCGCCCTGCTCCTGACCATGGCTGTGCCTGTGGTGAGCCGCATGGGCATGCATTCCCACTATATGCATACCGCCACCTTCTTCTTCCCCAAACACTTTACCGTTCCACTCCTTGCTCTGAACCGGGACAATACCCGATTCTGCTCCGTCCGAATCTTCCGACCCGACCCGAGCCTGTTCTTCGCTGCTAGGCCGAGCCTTGCCCTGTTTCCGCTCGTAATACTGGGTCCCGACGAAGTCGACTAAAAGGGTCAGCAACGCAGCCATCATGGCGAAGAATCCACAGAAGGGGAACTTGGCCCAAGGGAATTTGGGTAAGCAGGGATTCGATAGAGCCTCCGACCCGCCCGATAACATGTGGACGAAACCAGTGGAGAGAATCACACCGGCGGCGAATGCTTTGGCCGCGACGAAGAGGCTTCCATCGGTACGAAGCAAACGGCGGTGTTTTCCAATCAGGGGAATGGCGATTCCACCCACTCCGGCAATGAGGATCGAAGCTATGGCGATGAGTTTGAGTCCGAGCGCGGCCGATTCGTCTCGGCAGATATTCGAGTCGATGCTTTGGCAACTCACGTTCGTCATGGAATTCGATATCGTCTGCCAAAAGGTCCCTGAAAACAAACACCCACGTCTCAGAATCATCGTATTTCGCTACAAAATCAACCAAAGTTGGAAAAAATTTCTCACCTGCGGAGATGCGAGTGTTGTCGACGAATCCACCGAGGCAGAGAAACTGCCAAAGCTCCTGATTAAACAAGAACAACAACGTTAatggagaaaaagaaagaaaagattgaatttttaaagAGAGAAATTCATCTCGAGAAGCGAACCTCGAGGAATAACATATCAAAATGGCAATTGGGAAATTGGGATTCGATATATTTATGCGAAGAATAGGAAAAGCGTTAGGAATCGGATATAAAAGCAGAGCACGTCATTCATGGAGCCCAACCAGAGTGGAAGAAAGGTTCGATTTTGAAAGGAGAAGAGGGGTTATGAGAAGAGAGTGTCGACATAGTTTGACGAAACAGAGGTTTGCCCAACGAAGGTGGAAGCTACAGTCACTACTTTTTCATTGCAGATGAGACTAATAGTGTCGACACTTCAACTCCATTTTTTCAATTCCTTTTTCCCTTTTCTCCTATTggactttttttttgtttttggtaaaccatatttttattattattttttctttgaaaaaaaacattttttattttgtacTATTCTCTTTggacattattattttttatgtaaAGTTTCATTAAAAAGTTGAGCATGGCATTTTGGGTGGAGAAATttacattaattataattttttttccaacaaaaataataataacttttctaaagttctttttttttaatatttttgtaattttggtaaATTTGAGGTATGTTTAATCTTAGATATGcctataaatattataataatagatACAAGTAATCTTCATTacaaattttttagttttatttatagaatttattaattatttttattaaatttatattattgtcatataaattttaaataaataaatagtattatatataaaataatgatataaacatattaaaagaaaatttaaaacaaaatattgtttatgatttttaaatatatataatataataacacttttaaatataaatgatattttttttaataaaaattaaaattaaaattatttattatatattattgttataataatattttataatatttaagtctacattaatataagtat from the Humulus lupulus chromosome X, drHumLupu1.1, whole genome shotgun sequence genome contains:
- the LOC133807248 gene encoding zinc transporter 4, chloroplastic-like, which translates into the protein MLFLEELWQFLCLGGFVDNTRISAGTFWQTISNSMTNVSCQSIDSNICRDESAALGLKLIAIASILIAGVGGIAIPLIGKHRRLLRTDGSLFVAAKAFAAGVILSTGFVHMLSGGSEALSNPCLPKFPWAKFPFCGFFAMMAALLTLLVDFVGTQYYERKQGKARPSSEEQARVGSEDSDGAESGIVPVQSKEWNGKVFGEEEGGGMHIVGMHAHAAHHRHSHGQEQGACDGHAHGQDAHGHGHGHGHSHGFGSGDEEGGVRHVVVSQVLELGIVSHSVIIGLSLGVSQSPCTIRPLIAALSFHQFFEGFALGGCISQAQFKTLSTTIMACFFAITTPMGIGIGIAIASFYNPHSTGALVTEGILDSLSAGILVYMALVDLIAADFLSKRMSCNFRLQVVSYFMLFLGAGLMSLLAIWA
- the LOC133804396 gene encoding F-box protein CPR1-like: MEKVCYISYIPIHLIEMILLLLDCRSLKNSKRVCKKWNSLIRDFTFKKMHSDNQRIRSTLFVRGDQFWASSSASSTSSHDITYFLPKKINYSSLVIEGCDKGVLCLTDYIDKFFYLWNPAIRKVKNFGKVKNFGRGRLENFRLGFGFDSVSNCFKVVKVISDNDCKHDGLFKEDNRVEVYNFGTLPSDIGYVIEKKSSMVNNIFSSCSTINRTRSNSKCSIVVNNRVHWMLFYGSGYNNDRDEGYSFGIVAFDLHKEEFELINTPKDVVRVSQVENINKLCECLGFITWDELNLVAEIWVMKEYGVFDSWTKRHTINLESLCGNYRPFLNLLVNFGNDGDLFISVGRVLLFWYHLEKSSVHAVSLNYQHRLNSIVTDYVETLF